Genomic segment of Planctomycetaceae bacterium:
GCGGGCCGCTCAAACCGATCGCCCCATTGCAGCCTTGCTGAAGGATCTCAGGCAGCGCGGCCTGCTGGAAAATACGCTGGTGGTCTGGGGTGGCGAATTTGGAAGGACACCAACCATTGAAGGGGGGGCCAGAGGAGCCAGACGCGGCCGTGATCATTCGCCGGCTGGCTACACCATGTGGCTGGCCGGAGGAGGAATCAAAGGAGGGCAGGTGATCGGATCCACGGATGAACTGGGGTACGTCCCTGTCGAACGTCCACTGGCACCGGCGGACCTGCACGCAACACTGCTTCACGCTCTGGGAATTGATCAGTACCGACTGACATGGCGTCATAATAATCGAGACGAAATCCCAACGGTCTTTGGTGGCGAAGTCATTCAGGAAGTCTTCGCCTGATCAGAACGGCGATCTGATCAACACCTGAGTCCTGCGACGCGACATCGTTGCAAAGGCCACGCCTGTTTCCGTTGGCAGAAATCGCACTCCGTCTCTCATGGAATCAGTCTCTGTCTGCTGGTATCCTCCCCGGCTGCACTGACCCGGAGGAACATTCGGGGGTTGCGGGCAAAACCCACACTCAATCCAAATCCTCAATCATTCACAAGGCGGAGCCAGGGGCGCTGTCGCCTGATGGAAAAACAGGAACCGATCATCTTGGGCCAGGAACCTCCGACAAAGCAGAACAATGATGCAACCGGTGAGGAGCAGAACCGGCAGGGAGATCTGACCAACGATGAAACCATTCTGGGTGCACCGAGTCCAACGCATGACGACGAACAACCGGCGTTTCAACTTCAGTCAAATGTCCGGCGAATTGGACGATATGAGCTCCGGGAAGAAATCGGCAGGGGCGGCTTTGGAAAGGTCTACCGTGCAATTCAGGTAGAACCCGTGCGCCGACAGGTTGCCATCAAACTGTTGAAAGCCGGTACAGATTCGGCATCGATCGCAAGGCGATTTCGAACGGAACAGCAACTGCTGGCTCTGATGAACCACAACGGCATCGCGCGCGTGTTTGATGTTGACACAACGGCGGATGGCACCATTTTCTTTGTCATGGAACTGATCCAGGGCAGTTCGATCGCCGACTTCTGCGACACCAATCGGCTTTCCATCGAACAACGAATCAAACTGTTCATCGATGTGTGCCACGCCATTCAGCATGCGCATGAAAAAGGGATTATCCATCGAGACATCAAGCCATCCAATGTGATGGTTGGTCGACAGGACAATGAAAATGTCGTGAAGATCATCGACTTTGGAATCGCGAAAGCGATGCAGTCTGTCACTCTTCAGGATGCGGAGACTCGGACTAACGAGCTTCTCGGCACGCCCAGATACATGAGTCCTGAGCAAACCGGAATGCCAGGACTAACGGTCGATCACAGGACAGATGTGTATTCACTGGGTGTGCTGCTGTTTGAACTTCTGGTTGGTGAACCTCCGTTCGCAAAGGAACTGCAAACGGCCGAATCCCCTATTGCCTGGCTGTCCGTGATCCGCGAAAGGGAGGTAATGCCGCCATCCTCAGCCATCCGAATGCAGGGAACCCGGCAAACCGCGACTTCAAGAAACGAATCCGACGCAGAAAGACTGGCAAAGAAACTGACAGATGATCTGGACTGGATCGTCCTGAAATGTCTGGAGAAGGACCCCCATCTCCGTTACGCAAGCGTCTCCGAGCTGGCGGATGACCTGCAAAGATACCTGAAGCATTTGCCGATCCAGGCACGCCGTCCGGGGCTCATTTACAAACTCCGAAAACAGATTCGTCGAAACCAAACGGTTTTCAAACTGTCTGCAGTCTTTGCAATCTTGCTGACGACCGTAATTTCTTTTTCGATCTGGCGACTGAAGGACAGTCAACACGTCGTTTCGCGTCTGGAGGATTTGACGCACATCACCGAACTCATCAGCCGGCACGGCGCACTCGTGAACCTTCCGTTGAAAGATCGAAGGACTCATATGCTCGCCTGGATGTCGGAGGCTGACGATCTCCTCACTCGAAAAGATCTTGCCGACAAAGCTCTTGCCGAGCTCGGGAATTCGGAACTGTCAGACGGCCCGGTGATGTCTTCGACAGATTCGGCACTCGATACCACTCTGACTCAGAGTAAAGCCGAACTGCTGGTCCGGGAATTTGAAAACCTGGCATCATCGGACGGACCGAGAGCCGCTGTTGTCGGATGGCTGCAACGAACCCCTTCCGACGCACAACTGGCCGAGCGCTGGCACCTGGCAGATGAAACTCTCCGGGCCGAATACAACGGTCTGGTCCTGGAGTACCGCGAAGGTCTCTGTCCCATTGGAAAAAACCCACAGTCAGGACTCTATGAATTCGTCGACCATCGGCACGGACTCCTGCCCGAGATCCGGAATGGCGAATACCGTCCGGACGCCGTGACCGGGATCATCTATGTGCTGATCCCGGGTGGTCGTTTTCTCATGGGAAGTCCCGCATCCGAACCCGGCAGAAAACGCGACGAAGATCTACACGAAGTAACGCTCAGCCCGTTCCTGATTTCAAAATATGAAATCACTCAGGGCAACTGGGCACGCATCCATTCTGTGGTCGCCGGCGACACCGCAGCATTCGATATGCCCGTTTGCGGAATCAGCTGGGCCGAAGCGGAATCCTTCTGCAAGACAGCAGAATGCTTCCTGCCAACAGAAGCACAGTGGGAATTTGCATGTCGAGCCAACTCTCCATTGCCGTATTCCGGAGCCCACAGCATGGATGATCTCGGATGGCACGTGGACAACTCTGGTTCTGAACGACATCGGATAGCAGAAAAACAACCCAACGCTTTTGGATTGTTCGACATGCATGGCAACGCCATCGAATGGTGCCGTGACGTTTATTCAAACGACTTCTATCTGCAGCCCGAAGCTAAAGTGCCAGATCCCATAAACGAAGGATTGGCTCCGGGAACGCTGAAAGAAAAACGCGTGCTGCGCGGCGGAGGATTCGAT
This window contains:
- a CDS encoding bifunctional serine/threonine-protein kinase/formylglycine-generating enzyme family protein translates to MGQEPPTKQNNDATGEEQNRQGDLTNDETILGAPSPTHDDEQPAFQLQSNVRRIGRYELREEIGRGGFGKVYRAIQVEPVRRQVAIKLLKAGTDSASIARRFRTEQQLLALMNHNGIARVFDVDTTADGTIFFVMELIQGSSIADFCDTNRLSIEQRIKLFIDVCHAIQHAHEKGIIHRDIKPSNVMVGRQDNENVVKIIDFGIAKAMQSVTLQDAETRTNELLGTPRYMSPEQTGMPGLTVDHRTDVYSLGVLLFELLVGEPPFAKELQTAESPIAWLSVIREREVMPPSSAIRMQGTRQTATSRNESDAERLAKKLTDDLDWIVLKCLEKDPHLRYASVSELADDLQRYLKHLPIQARRPGLIYKLRKQIRRNQTVFKLSAVFAILLTTVISFSIWRLKDSQHVVSRLEDLTHITELISRHGALVNLPLKDRRTHMLAWMSEADDLLTRKDLADKALAELGNSELSDGPVMSSTDSALDTTLTQSKAELLVREFENLASSDGPRAAVVGWLQRTPSDAQLAERWHLADETLRAEYNGLVLEYREGLCPIGKNPQSGLYEFVDHRHGLLPEIRNGEYRPDAVTGIIYVLIPGGRFLMGSPASEPGRKRDEDLHEVTLSPFLISKYEITQGNWARIHSVVAGDTAAFDMPVCGISWAEAESFCKTAECFLPTEAQWEFACRANSPLPYSGAHSMDDLGWHVDNSGSERHRIAEKQPNAFGLFDMHGNAIEWCRDVYSNDFYLQPEAKVPDPINEGLAPGTLKEKRVLRGGGFDGQVNYCRSADRYAEYPSPENGHRTFGVRPARPIHPPEPSTAATTDRL